The genomic region GTGTTCTTCTTGAGGTTCACAGACGAACCTGAGAGAATCAGCAGATCTCCGGTCACAAGGTGAGTGGatcagaaccacacacacacgcacacacacacacctcaatcAAGGCGTGAACATGAAGCTATTGTCACGGCTGTTTTGAGTTCATGGTTAAGTAACAGGATGCGTCGGTCTGTtcagtttatttgtgtgttgtttACTTCCTCAGCCTCCACAGCTTCAGGCCAGTGTCAGGTTAAAAACGACAGGTAAACCAGCGCTAgccggctaacgttagccagcAGACTGTGGTTTGACCCTAGATGCTAAGAATCCGTGGTAGACCATCCCTGTGACCTGATTTAAGGTGGCCCAGTAGAAATGTCCGAATTCAATAACATATGCTCTtaatcttttcttcttctcctgcctcCTACCATTTATTATTTGCCCTCGGGAAACCATTTATTATTTGCCCTCTCGAACCATCCCATATcaactttctgtttgtttcaacatttcatctctctctctcatcggtttgcatctcccccccccctccccccttccagTCGCCATCTATCTGGGCATCAGAAAGCGTCCGAGCCCCGGACCCCCCGATGCGGCTGGGATGTGAGGGTGCGGAGCCCCCGCGACCCAGCCGAGGTGGTGCTCGCGCTGCGTGAGGCGGCGCAGGGCTGCGGCTGCCAGGTCCACCTGGCCGGGCCTTTTCTCCTGTCCTGTACCCACGGAGCAGCCGGCGCCCGCGTGGCCTTTGAGGCCGAGGTCTGCCAGCTGCCCAGCGGGCTGGGCCAGAGCAGCGGCGTGAGATTCAAGCGTCTGTGGGGGGCACCGCTGGCCTTCAGAGACATTGCCACCAAAGTGTCCAAGGAGCTGGAGCTCTGAGGGCGATGGGAGGCGAGGCGGATGAATGACAGccaggaggagagcagggagaCAGAAGCCTCACCTTCagcctgcctcctcctcttcctctatggACTCCACCTCCTCTGATGTGGCTagcaagctccgcctcctccaaagAGCCACGTCTTCTGATGCCACCAGTCCCAGccaaacaaacagacacgcaTCGACAGACTgatgatgacctttgacctggagATGTCTCCGGACCTGCGTCCCCTGCTGACCGTTCTGTTCTCTGATGACGAGTCGAGAGGAGAATAACTCTTATTCCTGTTGCATCATATTTGTCCTCATTCCCTCTTAAAGAGCTTCTATTTAAAGAATGTTTTCAACTCGTTTCCTTTCTTTGATGCGTGTTTGGTAGATGATGTCAGAGGTGAAGCGCCACagcctctctgcccccccctgttGCCCCTCCCGCTGCTTCGTTGAGATTTGATGTTTGCTTGAACCATTTCTCGTTGAATGTTTCCTCTGCCTGTTATTCGTACTGACACACGAGCAAATCGGCCTAATGACACAAAACGCCAATAACTTGAGACCGACTCCGAGACAGCTGGAATCCTGATTTGATTGGTTTTAATCGCCACATTTACGTCGCAGGAGATTTTGATCTGGCTTCGCATGTTTGCCTCTTCTTGACAAATGACATGTTCCAGCACATACTGTATTATTTTACTGCCCAGATAACGACATTAAAATTACTATCTAATGTGTCACAAATATAAGtctacaaaatacatttatatatgcATGACACAagaagagtttgcatgttctccccgtgtctgcgtgggttctctccgggttctccgggttcctcccaccactaaaaacatgcacattaggtgaattggtgacactaaattgcccgtaggtgtgagtgcgtgtgaatgattgtctctctgtgtggccctgcgatgaactggcggcttgtccagggtgtaccccgcctctggcccgttgactgctgggacagcCTCCAGCAggacccgcgacccgataacggacaaagatgcttggaagatgaatgaatgacacacacacacacacacacacactatatccATACATATAGCTCGTTCTGGTTAGCGTAAATGTGGGCGTGGCGTTTGCAGTCCTACAGTCAGTTTCCCTGCTAGCATTTCGGCAGTCTGTCCAAGCGCCATCGCTTTCCTCACGTAGGAGTGCAGCACAGCCACAAAGCCGAGAATCGACGCTTGAAGAAGCAGCGATGAAGACTAAAGGGGCTCTTTGTTTGATTTAgtttgttaaaacaaacacgTTGCTGACTTGTTGAgcccttttttttgctttttgccaGGATTGCGTTGTTCTGTACTGGAGATGTGAACCGattgctgtttttcttcttggcTCCACATGTTTAAAGCCCATTCTAAAGGCCTTTGTCGCGTCCCACAGTAACACCGACTGGAGCGATGGCCTCAGGTCTCCAGGTAGAGGTGCTGTTTGAGTTCTGTGACGTTCACCTAACCCAGCCGGCTCTCGTTGTCCTTATTGCTTTGTCAGATCAAGAACAATTTTTGtccaatgtatttatttttgtttattctttgttttccaGTCTCTCAGCCTTTGAGAATGACTTTTCCCCCGTTAGCCAAAGAGACCCCAGCATTGCAGCGATGGTTGACTGTTGACCAATCAGATGCCATCATTATTATAATGAGTCTTTGACTGTTAACCAATCAGGCCCCTGTGTCATCAAGAATCTACCAAATAGTCCGTTGATCGTTGAGCAGTGACGATTCCAAAATGAAAGCTGGATGTATCGTAACTATTTGAAGGCAAGCAGCGTCTTAACAACACAGATCTGTGCAGCCACTGTCTGAGGATGTGAAGCTGTTATTTAGGGCTATTCTTCGGTGTGTATGTTTGAGCGAGTCCAACCTCTCGTGTAGATAAAGCTAGGGCCACGCTgtcagcgtgtttgaagcagtCGCTGTTACCGACACGACTCGTGTGCTGAAGTTAGAGAAACGATTGACCTGCAGTCCTGCATGTCTCCTCGGAAATGATGTGTCACACGGAAATAAAGACTTGCATCTGCTTTCAtggtttatttctttttccttgTGGATTTAATGTCGTCATTGAAACATTTCCTCAGTATACTTGTCTGAAcgttaaatatttttactctTCATGTACTTGTGCACAAAGTAAAATTCATTACCTTCAAGAGGGAATGAAGAGAGAGTTTGATTGTTACATGGGGCAACGTTTTATTGTCCAGAGCGTTTTTACAACCAAAGAAATTCATATTCTTATATATAGATTCTTCTGGTGCGTGCACATAGCCATGGCTGGACTAGTCATGGTTTGATCCCAGGATGTTACACAGAAAATGGGGACAGAGATGAGAAAGATGTagcaggaaaaagagagagagaaatgaacagaaataaGTTAGAAAGGCAGTAGAAGAGAGAAACGTGGAGTTCTCCTTGAGAGGCGTGAGCAGCGAGGAGCCAGTCGACCGAAACCAGTGAAATCatgtttataaaataaaaaaacaaacagacgtTCCGTTGTTGGTTGTCTGTCCGCTTCACTTCTGGGCCGGGATCATGCCATCGATGGAATCtcccttctccagcttcttctccaTCTCAACCATCAGCTTGACGCCATCGACCACCAGCTGGACCTGGTCCACCTCGGAGGAGCCCAGACGGTCGGCGTTGGAGATGTCGAACACGCCACCCACAGAGGCGGTGTCGACGCCACCTGAAGGGGAGAGGGTTGAGGCCCCCCCGCGTTTGAAGGAGTCATGCCTGGATGTCCGCTTGTAAATAATGCTAAAGCACAAGCCGCTCGTCTTTCGTACCTGTGCCACGCTTCTGCAGACGCAGCCTGGTCAGGATCTCCTCGAACTTGGCGTGTGTGCTGAGCTTGGGCAGCTTGACGTGCACGCCGCCACGCAGGCCGGTCCCCAGGTTGGAAGGACAGGTCAGGATGTAACCCAAATGCTCGTTCCACATGAAACCGTGGTTGTGCTTCTTGAAGATTTCCTCAATCTGACCAGTGCGGGGGGGTAAATTAAAAATTGTGATGCGTGATGGTTGAAatattgatgatgtcatgcagCTTGATCTAAACGTGCGTTGATGAAGGAACGCCATGCAGCTGTTTAACAGTTCTGCTTACATCAAGAGTAGAAGAGTGCGTTCTTTTTTCCTCATATCGGAGGGAATCCGCTTGAACTCTGGTATCAGTGCATGCCCGAGTCTTTATGTGAAACGATGGATCGCTTACCTTCTGCAGGCCGACGCAGAAGCGTCTGAAGACCTCCTTCATGTTGCCTGCTTTCTGCATGGAGATGACACGCAGGTGATCCTCCTCGTTCACCCAGACCAGGAAGGTCTTGTTGTCGTTGTGCCTGGAGAGAAACAAATTCATTTACTACACAGCAGGAAAAGCATTTCACAGGTACAATAGTCTCATGGTGAATTATTGAACCATTCTGCCAGTAATCTGATTGATTCGATCGATAAAGCTGCTGATGAACTGGGAGAATCCCAGTAAAGTCTCAAAACATTTACCCTCGTGCCCATTTTGTGTGCCTCACCAGATGCCTCTGCCGTCGGGCCAGTCACGGGCCATACCGGCGCAAGTCAGCAGGGGGGAGACGGGCTTGTCGAACAGGAAGTGATCAGCAATCAGCTGCTCCTGCTCGGCATCGGACATCCCATCCAGGGGGTAGTACTTGCCCTTGAACTCTCCTTCCAGGCTGGCCAGGGCTGAGAGGAACGAAGCGAGGGAGGTGGGCAGAGGAGAGGAGTCAGGATGCAGAAACCTGCATCGGATCAGACTGGCTTTCTTCATTGGTTTGATAGTCACCCTCAATGGACAACTTCTCGATGGCTCTGCGCTCTCCACGGCTGTTGTGGGGGGGCAGGGTGAACCCCTTGATGCTGCGGCCGGTACGGACGCGGCTGGACAGCACATAGTTGGGGTCCAGGTCATCACCACCCTGAAGGAGGAAGGCAAACACAACAGGCACATTGTTATTGTTGCACTGGAGCCATTGTGTGAAGACGCCTGCTTGCTGCGCTTCCACGCATCTTCCGATTCCCCACCTTCAGGTTCTCAAAGTTCAGGTCAGTCTTGTGCTTGTCGGTCGGCTTGTAACCACCATGGCGGTCGGAGATGACGGGGTCCAACAGCTCCTTGAAGACCTCATAGGACTCCTCATCACCAGCGATGCAGCCCACAGTCATGATGAAGGGGTGACCTTGGAGACAAGAGGATGGTGACGTTGGTGAAATTGCTTGTAGGCTATGTTTGAAGGGATGCTGCTATTGGGGTCAAAAGAACTGCGAAGAAAAACCCAGAAGATCCTAGTAACTTTAGAGTTACCGACGGAAGCTCGCGTCGCCAGGCGTCGCCATGGCTACGTTCTATTTAACGTAAGTCACATTGAATCGGATCTTTTGCGGTGTGCATTCTACGCTGATGATCTGCTCCTTTTTACCGGGGTTGTCGACACCGGTTTGGATGACATCGTCAACGGTGAAGCCGCTGGGGGTGGACTTGCCCCTCAGCTTGCCGTAGATCTCCTTGGTCAGCACCTACAGATAATAACAGCCGGTCAGACGGTTTACTGGCGCGCCATTCCCTTTGTCTTTAGGTGGTGCTGTGAGTCTCGCCACGCTGTTTCGTGATCTCGACTGTACCTTGGACATGTGGTTGTTGTGCAGAGAGAGATCGGGGAACTCCTCATCCCCCGAGAACTTCATCTTGTAGTCGTTGTGGCAGTTCTTTGCCATGGTTGCTATCCGTACTCCGcctgagaggagagaaaacaagCAGAGGAGGCGTTATTTGTTCAGATTACCATGCATGAAAGGACAATCTCTTTTACTCGCTCCGTGTATTTGTACAGTTTTGTGATACTTTTAAATACCATCTTTCCTTTCTGGTATTTCTCCAAGTCTCTCAAGCATCTTGTCTATGAGGCTTCTCGTGATGAGAAGGCACCTTCTCATTCTGCCCATCTCCTTCtcattgatctctctctctctctctctctctccttgccTTTCAGCCTGCCCGTCTGTTTCCGCTCCCGCCCTGCACTCACGATGCAGATTATTAATAGCAGGCTGCGACTCCGCTTGTCCTCCACGCCTCCAGTCTTTGCAGAGAGCTCGTGACGAATgagttttctctcctctctctcactccgATCAACCTCAGGATGATCCTGTCATGTCTGAGCTGCTCTGATTCGTGGGCTGATGAGGAAATGCTTTGGTActaaaaccaataaaacatacaaaatagATGAATGAATTCATGATTGGAAGCAGTGCATGTAAAAAGAAATACCGTAATATAATTAAGATCGTAATATTTGGTCACTTAACTTTTAATTCATAATGTTGTTGTACCTTTTAAACTTGAAATGAAAAGGTCTTTTGATCAAAAATCTTTAGAATATTCCCTTCT from Brachionichthys hirsutus isolate HB-005 chromosome 11, CSIRO-AGI_Bhir_v1, whole genome shotgun sequence harbors:
- the ckmb gene encoding creatine kinase, muscle b, whose product is MAKNCHNDYKMKFSGDEEFPDLSLHNNHMSKVLTKEIYGKLRGKSTPSGFTVDDVIQTGVDNPGHPFIMTVGCIAGDEESYEVFKELLDPVISDRHGGYKPTDKHKTDLNFENLKGGDDLDPNYVLSSRVRTGRSIKGFTLPPHNSRGERRAIEKLSIEALASLEGEFKGKYYPLDGMSDAEQEQLIADHFLFDKPVSPLLTCAGMARDWPDGRGIWHNDNKTFLVWVNEEDHLRVISMQKAGNMKEVFRRFCVGLQKIEEIFKKHNHGFMWNEHLGYILTCPSNLGTGLRGGVHVKLPKLSTHAKFEEILTRLRLQKRGTGGVDTASVGGVFDISNADRLGSSEVDQVQLVVDGVKLMVEMEKKLEKGDSIDGMIPAQK